The Xiphophorus maculatus strain JP 163 A chromosome 21, X_maculatus-5.0-male, whole genome shotgun sequence genome window below encodes:
- the nrn1 gene encoding neuritin has protein sequence MGESWSSRFLTVLLALHVVPVLQTVLVGAGECDSVFKGFSNCLIRLGDEMANYPQDLDDRESLNKICTYWDNFHSCATTALADCQEGATDLWEKLKKESRNLNFRGSLFELCGGGNGAPRSGASACC, from the exons ATGGGAGAAAGCTGGAGCTCCAGGTTCCTCACCGTCCTGCTGGCTCTTCACGTCG TTCCTGTGTTGCAGACGGTGCTGGTCGGTGCTGGCGAATGCGACTCGGTGTTTAAAGGTTTCTCAAACTGCCTGATTCGGTTGGGGGACGAAATGGCCAACTACCCCCAGGACCTGGACGACAGAGAGAGCCTGAACAAGATCTGCAC TTACTGGGATAACTTCCATTCCTGTGCCACAACGGCGCTGGCCGACTGCCAGGAGGGGGCGACGGACCTCTGGGAGAAACTGAAAAAGGAATCCCGCAACCTGAATTTCCGTGGGAGTTTGTTTGAACTGTGTGGCGGCGGAAACGGCGCGCCCAGATCCGGGGCCTCGGCTTGCTGCTGA
- the f13a1 gene encoding coagulation factor XIII A chain — protein MKKSFRYTSRVPNKNLHIDHDDFREFEPFDGQTDLIPKSAQPGVDELSVVGVDMRKEVNAAHHYTGEYMTDVLVVRRGQQFIIDVSFNRPATPQDDFQLEFLIGADPAVNKESLVVVNFGNHSGAVWAGQIVEARDTVVSLGVTASSKAIVGLYRMYVAVAMGNGMQRTEKDPNTNFYLLFNPWNPDDDVFYPDDAGRSEYVLNSTGLIYMGTSDQVTERGWVYGQFEEGILDACIYIMDACRMPIHNRGDVVKMVRTASALINSQDDNGVLIGNWSDDFSMGTPPTTWTGSASILQKYHTSGAPVSFAQCWVYAGVLNTFLRCLGIPSRVITNFNSAHDNTGNLKTELIFKPDGTPDRHNTQDSIWNFHCWNEAFMKRVDLPQKYSGWQVVDATPQETNDGYFRCGPAPVIAIRDGELCHPFDCGFVFAEVNSDLIHMKSDKYGNMTPFKVDTTYVGKLIYTKSLSGWGPEDITGTYKHPEGSLADQQTMALAEQYGCSRDNSDFPASKLSIQISAQAGYVGDPLRVSVTFYNQSETMKSVKVHMEISPTYYTGVVASDPLKVEDFRLDLDAFQSSIKVFELSPQEYVSQLDSNSSLEVTVTGQTDDVEVSEVKTIALKLPPLNITLSGQPQVNRDMYVMVSFTNTMGFPLTGAKLAMEGAGLLETQVYNYRTIPPMSQISRKVGFKPTKPGLQTLLVVLDCDNLPDMTAMVEVKVMP, from the exons atgaaaaaaagttttcgCTACACGAGTCGG gtgccaaataaaaaccttcacatTGATCACGATGACTTCCGTGAGTTCGAGCCTTTCGACGGACAAACCGATCTCATTCCAAAATCGGCTCAACCTGGAGTTG ACGAGCTGTCGGTGGTGGGCGTCGACATGCGGAAGGAGGTCAATGCGGCGCATCACTACACCGGCGAGTACATGACCGACGTCCTGGTGGTGCGCCGCGGCCAGCAGTTCATCATCGACGTTTCCTTCAACCGACCGGCGACGCCACAGGACGACTTCCAGCTGGAGTTTCTGATTG GCGCCGACCCTGCGGTCAACAAGGAGTCCCTGGTGGTGGTGAACTTCGGTAACCATTCTGGTGCGGTCTGGGCCGGTCAGATTGTCGAAGCTCGAGATACGGTCGTTTCCCTCGGCGTCACGGCGAGCTCCAAGGCCATCGTGGGCTTGTACCGGATGTACGTGGCCGTCGCCATGGGAAACGGGATGCAGCGGACCGAGAAGGACCCCAACACCAACTTTTACCTGCTGTTCAACCCCTGGAATCCAG ATGATGATGTTTTCTACCCGGATGACGCCGGACGCTCTGAGTACGTTCTGAACTCAACTGGTCTGATTTATATGGGCACATCGGACCAAGTGACCGAGCGAGGCTGGGTGTACGGGCAG TTTGAGGAAGGCATTCTGGACGCCTGTATTTACATCATGGACGCCTGCAGGATGCCGATTCATAACCGCGGTGACGTGGTGAAAATGGTTCGCACTGCATCTGCTCTG ATCAACTCCCAGGATGACAACGGCGTGTTGATTGGGAACTGGAGCGATGACTTCTCCATGGGGACGCCGCCAACCACCTGGACAGGAAGCGCCAGCATCCTGCAGAAGTACCACACCTCCGGAGCGCCGGTGTCGTTTGCTCAGTGCTGGGTCTACGCCGGCGTCCTCAACACCT TCCTGCGATGCCTTGGGATCCCATCAAGAGTCATCACCAACTTCAACTCAGCCCACGACAACACGGGCAACCTGAAGACCGAACTCATCTTCAAGCCGGACGGCACGCCTGACAGACACAACACCCAGGACTCCATCTG GAACTTCCACTGTTGGAACGAGGCGTTCATGAAGCGAGTCGATCTTCCACAGAAGTACTCCGGATGGCAGGTGGTGGATGCGACTCCGCAGGAGACCAACGACG GATATTTCCGTTGCGGTCCGGCGCCTGTCATCGCCATCAGGGACGGTGAGCTGTGTCATCCCTTCGACTGCGGCTTCGTCTTCGCTGAG GTGAACAGTGACCTGATCCACATGAAGAGTGACAAGTATGGCAATATGACTCCATTCAAGGTGGACACCACTTATGTTGGAAAGCTCATTTACACCAAGTCACTGAGCGGCTGGGGACCTGAGGACATCACAGGGACCTATAAGCATCCAGAAG GAAGTCTGGCAGATCAGCAGACCATGGCTCTGGCTGAGCAGTACGGATGTTCGAGAGACAACTCCGACTTTCCTGCTTCCAAGCTGTCCATCCAGATTTCAGCTCAAGCG GGCTATGTGGGTGATCCTCTGAGGGTTTCAGTGACTTTTTACAACCAAAGTGAGACGATGAAATCGGTGAAAGTTCATATGGAGATCAGCCCCACCTACTACACCGGCGTGGTCGCATCAGATCCACTGAAAGTCGAGGACTTCAGGCTTGATCTGGACGCCTTCCAGA gTAGCATTAAGGTGTTTGAGCTTTCGCCTCAGGAGTACGTCTCTCAGCTGGACTCTAACAGCAGCCTGGAGGTCACTGTGACCGGACAAACCGACGATGTAGAAGTGTCAGAGGTCAAGACCATCGCCCTGAAGCTTCCACCACTGAACATAACG CTGAGTGGGCAGCCTCAAGTGAATCGTGACATGTACGTCATGGTTTCCTTCACCAACACCATGGGCTTCCCCCTCACCGGCGCCAAGCTGGCCATGGAGGGAGCCGGGCTGCTGGAGACTCAGGTCTACAACTACAG GACGATTCCTCCTATGAGCCAAATATCCCGCAAGGTTGGGTTCAAACCAACGAAGCCGGGACTCCAGACGCTCCTGGTGGTGCTGGACTGCGACAACCTGCCCGAT ATGACGGCAATGGTGGAAGTCAAGGTCATGCCGTGA